The DNA region ACAAAATCTATGTCAGGAACGTATCCCATTGCAGTTATTCTTGTTAGCAGTTTGCTTAGCTCCTTCTTGATGCCATCGGCTTGCGGATGCGACATGTCTCCTGCAATGAACACATGGATTTGCTTGCCGAGTTCGAGCCAGCTGTGACCTGGTTCTTTCTTCACTCGACAGTCTCTCATGGACCTCCGCACCTGTTCCGCTTCAGTCCATTGGTGAGAATCTGCATAGATGTTCGACAGAAGTATGTATGCCCCTTCGTCCTCGGGTTCCAATCTTAAGACCTGCTTAGCTGCGAATGCTGCTAAATTTGAATCCTTGTGCACTCTACAAGCTCCAAGAAGTGTTCTCCAGATGACAATATCGGGTTTGAAACTCATGTCAGCGATGAACTTCATAGCATCCTCCAGCTTCCCAGCTCTTCCAAGTAGATCGACCATGCAACCGTAATGCTCACTCCCTGGCTCTATGTCGAAAAGCTGCCTCATTGAGCTAAAATAGTGCCGCCCATCTTCCAGAAGACCGGCATGGCTGCAGGCAAAGAGAACACCAAGAAGGGTGATGTGGTTGGGTTTAGGGCCCAACACCTTCATGGACTCGAAGAGCTTCAAGGCATCAGTGCTTCTTCCGTTCTGTGCCAAGCCTGAGATCATGGTGCTCCATGAGATCACATCCCTTTCCGGCATTCGATCGAACATCTCATCTGCTTCCTCGAGATCCCCACACTTACAGTACATATCTAACAGCGCGTTGTTAAGAATCAAATCAGGGTTGTACTTGAGCACATGGACGTGGAGTTGCCTCCCCATCTCGAGCAGAACCATCCCTGTGCAAGCTCTCAAAGCGCTGGTTAATGTGCTTTGGTTGGCAAAGAATCCAGCTTTCTTCATCTGGGCGAAGAGGGTGATGGCCATGTATCCATCTCCACCCTGCGCGAAGCCCCCGATGATGGAATTCCAAACCACCAAATCGCGAGTGGCCATCTCGTTAAAAATCCTGTATCCGTACTCCATGTCCAAGAATTTTGAGCAGACGTCGATCAGAGAGCTTCTAACGAAGACGTCCGACTCCAAACCATGCTTAACTATACAGCCATGCATCGACCGGAGAGATGCCGAAGTCGGACAAGCTTTGAGAACCGATGAGAATGTGTACATATTAGGCGCAATTCCTTCTCTTTGCATCGAGATCAGAAGCCTCAGAGCTTCTTCAGCCTGCCCGAGGTTAGTCAGCGCCGAGATCATAGTAGTCCAAGACACCACATTTCTAACAGGCATCGCGTCGAACACCTTCCGCGCCTCGTCCGCGAGGCCGAACCGGACGAACATGCCCATCAGAGAGTTGGAGAGGAACAATTCCGGAGCGCGTCCGCCAGAGGAAAGATGGCGATGCAAGAGCCGGCCTTGCTCGACGGCGCCGTGCCGGAAGCAGAGTTTGATGAGGTCGGAGTAGGAGATGGAGTCGGCGACAAGGCCGAGGACTTCGAGAGAGGCCATGGCGGCGATAGCCTCGGAGAAGGCGCCGTGCCGGCATAATCCCGCGAAGGTTTGGAGCAACGGGTGGGGAGAGGGCAGGCTCGAGTGCGGAACCGCGTGATAGCGAGCTCGAGCCACGCACTTGGCGAAGGCTCTCATTCGACGGTGACCAGTGTGGGTGGACGACCGACAGGCCGAAAACATCCCTTAAATTAATTGATGGGCTTTATTTAGATGGGCCTGGAAACTATTGGCCCTAGTTCGCCTAGGTGTAATGATGTCCTCTATAAATAGCTGTGAATCCGGACCTTTCTCAAGCCTCGCCGTCAGTGCTTCCTTCTGTTCCAATAGGGCGCCGTTCTTTGCTTCTTCCTCTTTTggcttttttgtttttcttcgcaTCGTTCTCTTTCACGCCGGTCGCAGTGGCGACGTCGCCGATGCGTTTCTGTCGTCGCTTCCTCCGTCGACGATCGGGCCCTGCAATCAGCCAAAGCTAATCTCACGGATCGCATGGCCGAGCGGGTGATAGTGCTTCTTTGATCTCTCTCTTGTAGCTGATTTTATAATCGTACTTTGATCATTGACGCTGGTTGCAGCGGCGACGTCGCCGATCCTCTTCTGTCGTCGGTTCCTCCGTCGACGATCGGGTCCTGCAATCAGCCAAAGGTAATCTCACGGATCGCATGACCGAGCTGGTGATAACATTTCTTTGATCTCGCTCTTGTAGCCGATCCGATAATTAAAATTTCTGCCTCTCTTCGATctggtttcttcttcctctttattTGTTTCCTTCCGCATATGAACATTTGGTTCTACGTGGATCTGAATATTTGTAATTGCAAATGTTGGTTTGATCTTTTGTTAAGCGTTTCCGTGCATTAGTCAGGTAACAGCCGGAGAAATCCATTGGCTGGTACAGTTACATGCTCGGGAAATCGACGGTGCTCTTCGTTACACGCCTAGTTTTAAACTTGATGGCCTTGCGTGTTCCATTGGGGCTCTAAATCGATCGGATATTATCGATCTTTTTTTATTTTAGACCTTTGCAAAAAATCTCTTTCTAAACGAATTAACGGGATGAATGTAATTTTTTCGTCGGATTTTTGTGGTAATTTATTGATCTTGTTGCGCAGCTCTAACTGGTTTTCATTGCCGGACGTTTCTCATAGAGTTTGTTGATTCGATTGGATCAACTTGACGACTTGATATCAGCGGTTTAGATCAAGTGATGATGTAGC from Zingiber officinale cultivar Zhangliang chromosome 4B, Zo_v1.1, whole genome shotgun sequence includes:
- the LOC121975207 gene encoding pentatricopeptide repeat-containing protein At2g03880, mitochondrial-like encodes the protein MRAFAKCVARARYHAVPHSSLPSPHPLLQTFAGLCRHGAFSEAIAAMASLEVLGLVADSISYSDLIKLCFRHGAVEQGRLLHRHLSSGGRAPELFLSNSLMGMFVRFGLADEARKVFDAMPVRNVVSWTTMISALTNLGQAEEALRLLISMQREGIAPNMYTFSSVLKACPTSASLRSMHGCIVKHGLESDVFVRSSLIDVCSKFLDMEYGYRIFNEMATRDLVVWNSIIGGFAQGGDGYMAITLFAQMKKAGFFANQSTLTSALRACTGMVLLEMGRQLHVHVLKYNPDLILNNALLDMYCKCGDLEEADEMFDRMPERDVISWSTMISGLAQNGRSTDALKLFESMKVLGPKPNHITLLGVLFACSHAGLLEDGRHYFSSMRQLFDIEPGSEHYGCMVDLLGRAGKLEDAMKFIADMSFKPDIVIWRTLLGACRVHKDSNLAAFAAKQVLRLEPEDEGAYILLSNIYADSHQWTEAEQVRRSMRDCRVKKEPGHSWLELGKQIHVFIAGDMSHPQADGIKKELSKLLTRITAMGYVPDIDFVLHDVGKEQKEESLRYHSEKLAIALGVMNSTGAKPIRIMKNLRICGDCHTFAKLVAKSESMTIIIRDPVRFHHFKDGSCSCGDYW